The Coleofasciculus sp. FACHB-1120 genome has a segment encoding these proteins:
- the serS gene encoding serine--tRNA ligase, translating to MLDLKQIRENSEGVQERLNRRGIGQYDLQPILQRDQQQRELEAKRSQLQARGNEIGKLVGQKIKSGSDPNGSEIQALREEGNQIKNQIAELEPHERTLKAELEALLLSFPNLPSESTPIGKSEEENVEVRRWGDEYLPQNSEILPHWEIGEQMGILNFERSAKVAQSRFVTLIGAGAALERALISFMLDRQIAAGYVEVIPPFLINSESLTATSQLPKFADESFKCAQDDLWLAPTAEVPVTNLYRDEILEASQLPIYHCAYTPCFRREAGSYGRDTRGLIRLHQFNKVELVKLVHPNNSAAEHESLVQNAEAILQALKLPYRVIELCTGDLGFGAAKCYDLEVWLPSAGKYREISSCSNFRDFQARRGSIRFKEAGKKGTQFVHTLNGSGLAIGRTMAAILENYQQPDGTIKIPEALQPYLGREVLGQK from the coding sequence GTGCTAGACCTCAAGCAGATACGGGAAAATTCAGAAGGTGTACAAGAGCGCCTGAATCGTCGCGGGATCGGGCAATATGACCTACAGCCGATTTTGCAGCGAGACCAGCAGCAACGGGAACTGGAAGCAAAGCGAAGTCAACTCCAAGCGCGTGGGAACGAAATCGGCAAATTAGTCGGTCAAAAAATTAAATCGGGTAGCGATCCCAACGGCTCAGAAATCCAAGCGTTGCGGGAAGAAGGCAACCAAATCAAAAACCAGATTGCCGAACTAGAACCCCATGAAAGAACCCTGAAAGCCGAGTTAGAAGCCCTCTTGTTATCGTTTCCTAACTTACCCAGTGAGTCCACACCCATTGGTAAAAGTGAAGAAGAGAATGTAGAAGTCCGCCGCTGGGGGGATGAATACTTGCCTCAAAACTCCGAAATTCTTCCCCACTGGGAAATCGGCGAACAAATGGGAATTCTCAACTTTGAGCGCTCCGCTAAAGTTGCACAAAGTCGTTTTGTCACGCTAATCGGTGCCGGTGCTGCCTTGGAAAGAGCTTTAATTAGCTTCATGCTCGACCGGCAAATCGCGGCTGGATATGTAGAAGTCATTCCCCCCTTTCTAATCAACAGCGAATCGCTCACCGCCACAAGTCAGCTGCCCAAATTTGCTGACGAAAGCTTCAAATGCGCTCAAGATGACTTGTGGCTTGCTCCTACTGCTGAAGTGCCAGTGACGAATCTCTATCGAGATGAAATCTTGGAGGCGTCGCAGTTGCCTATCTATCACTGTGCCTATACTCCCTGTTTTCGTCGGGAAGCAGGTAGCTACGGACGAGACACGCGGGGGCTAATTCGACTGCACCAGTTTAATAAAGTCGAGTTGGTAAAACTTGTCCATCCCAACAATTCAGCCGCAGAGCATGAATCGCTTGTACAAAATGCCGAAGCAATTTTGCAGGCGTTGAAGTTGCCTTATCGCGTCATTGAGCTATGCACTGGGGATTTAGGGTTTGGCGCAGCAAAGTGCTATGACCTAGAGGTATGGCTCCCTTCTGCTGGGAAATACCGCGAGATTTCTAGCTGCTCCAACTTTAGGGATTTTCAGGCGCGGCGCGGCAGCATTCGTTTCAAAGAAGCTGGAAAAAAAGGAACCCAATTTGTCCATACGCTGAATGGTTCCGGCTTGGCAATCGGGCGCACGATGGCAGCGATTCTGGAGAACTATCAACAACCCGATGGCACCATCAAGATACCCGAAGCGCTGCAACCTTACCTGGGACGAGAAGTGCTAGGGCAAAAATGA
- a CDS encoding DUF3611 family protein — protein MREQFDSSPVPSALQRIAGSFRIAGWIGFWVQLVLGVVSTIIFLFAIPAAQPRASGAAAASPGTGGSIFFAVCGLLVLYFSVYQAWRYTRLGIQLKDSNPNLRPKKADTIKVLRFGLLVSLGGLLLAVLGAEAITGTLLAKSLAQAQGGVAIYDPQFINRLIQPLDIFVVLANTHTITAHFAGIVVSLWLYSRINRQ, from the coding sequence ATGCGAGAACAGTTCGATTCATCTCCCGTTCCTTCAGCTCTACAGCGAATCGCTGGCTCTTTTCGGATCGCTGGCTGGATTGGCTTTTGGGTTCAGTTAGTCCTAGGCGTTGTTTCCACCATAATTTTCTTGTTTGCCATCCCCGCAGCCCAGCCGCGTGCTAGTGGCGCTGCCGCTGCTAGTCCAGGGACGGGTGGCAGTATCTTTTTTGCGGTTTGCGGTCTTTTAGTGCTGTATTTCAGTGTTTATCAAGCTTGGCGTTACACCCGTTTGGGCATACAGCTAAAAGATTCTAATCCCAACCTCCGCCCGAAAAAGGCAGATACGATTAAAGTTTTAAGGTTCGGATTACTCGTCAGTTTAGGCGGATTATTATTAGCAGTTCTGGGCGCAGAAGCGATTACCGGCACTCTGCTGGCAAAGTCGCTGGCTCAGGCTCAAGGTGGGGTAGCAATTTACGATCCCCAATTTATTAATCGGTTGATTCAACCCTTAGATATTTTTGTGGTGCTAGCGAATACTCATACGATTACCGCGCACTTTGCCGGGATTGTTGTTTCCTTGTGGTTATATAGTCGCATCAACCGACAGTAA
- a CDS encoding PadR family transcriptional regulator: MKFDDIYQFFQDPPPTYLNKELAVCYVLSVLLSGESYGTELIGRLESEYPTYRLSDTVLYSALKFLEDQAAITGYWKKVEGRGRPRRMYQIRPECVEQAHDLARLWGDYTMRDSQAI, translated from the coding sequence ATGAAATTTGACGATATTTATCAATTTTTTCAAGACCCTCCTCCAACTTATCTCAACAAAGAACTAGCGGTGTGTTACGTCCTTTCAGTTTTGTTAAGTGGAGAATCCTACGGAACAGAACTCATCGGTCGCCTAGAGAGTGAATATCCTACCTATCGGCTGTCTGATACCGTCTTATACAGCGCCCTAAAATTTTTGGAAGACCAAGCTGCTATCACAGGTTATTGGAAAAAAGTGGAAGGGAGAGGAAGACCTCGTCGAATGTATCAAATTCGCCCAGAGTGTGTAGAACAGGCTCATGACCTGGCTCGTCTTTGGGGTGACTACACCATGAGAGACTCTCAAGCCATCTGA
- a CDS encoding cofactor assembly of complex C subunit B has product MNTTILSSTFLLTLLLAVGLFFFIRASAKDRTQQVKLIAEQPEESILIQLQQYFDRRAYRIAAVDAKQNQVTFQGFVRPSWFLAIFLTLLAFCGFLCLALVLAILFPQVAKIFLGLVLLSPAAGVFYWKKAGRSEQVSLKVETLAGVEKENRSLITVVAHRDELAQLQQELPFKPCE; this is encoded by the coding sequence GTGAATACGACAATTCTCTCTTCAACATTTCTGCTAACACTGTTGTTAGCAGTCGGACTATTTTTCTTTATTCGAGCCTCCGCTAAAGACCGAACGCAACAAGTAAAACTGATTGCGGAGCAACCAGAAGAATCGATTTTAATTCAATTGCAACAATATTTCGATCGGCGTGCCTACCGGATTGCGGCGGTGGATGCAAAGCAAAATCAAGTTACATTCCAAGGCTTTGTCCGCCCCAGTTGGTTTTTGGCAATCTTTTTGACGTTGTTAGCTTTTTGTGGCTTTCTTTGTTTGGCACTCGTTTTAGCAATACTATTTCCTCAAGTAGCCAAGATTTTTCTAGGTTTGGTTCTCCTTTCACCAGCAGCTGGCGTTTTTTATTGGAAAAAAGCTGGACGCAGCGAACAAGTTTCCCTGAAGGTGGAAACATTAGCCGGTGTCGAAAAAGAGAACAGAAGTTTAATTACAGTCGTCGCCCATCGTGATGAATTGGCTCAATTGCAACAGGAACTCCCATTCAAACCTTGCGAATGA
- a CDS encoding DUF3155 domain-containing protein yields the protein MARRRKRKSRRRQEGRRILEHVPQYSIESGEDKPVTAARKFIQTEGILPPALLLVKRNEHTTDRYFWAEKGLFGAQYVEENHFLFPSLRIIDNPVEKPTLAAVRSS from the coding sequence TTGGCTAGAAGACGTAAGCGGAAAAGTCGCCGTCGCCAGGAAGGACGTAGAATTTTAGAGCATGTCCCTCAGTATAGTATTGAAAGTGGCGAAGATAAACCAGTCACTGCCGCGCGAAAGTTTATTCAAACTGAGGGAATCCTTCCGCCCGCTTTACTTCTCGTGAAGCGGAACGAACACACCACAGATCGGTACTTTTGGGCGGAAAAAGGGCTATTTGGTGCCCAATATGTTGAAGAAAATCATTTTCTGTTTCCTAGCCTTAGGATAATCGACAATCCTGTGGAAAAGCCTACCCTCGCCGCTGTTCGTAGCAGCTGA
- a CDS encoding GAF domain-containing sensor histidine kinase — protein MSTSSEFVTLCQSQVALLTQGLGAALSVVYLTEELVEGVPTKLRPVVAYPQTAMEWETDEISALGFSSQPLASIPRLLSAASPVPQKSDAVSETSSTESMAEVGKEETLDELQANTGASLRQRSLFADANLSGSSRQIVVPLLHEGVVMGLLVTAREDRPWNKRERTAIERIADTLAIACILDRRSQWFEQQLSQQRHLQAQQRDLMDDLIHQFRNPMTALRTFGKLLLRRLVPGDANREVANSIVRESDRLQELLLQFDRAVDMDEGELVPLYGQIADRSYDAVPVPIAPSCPLPPKGEGLGNPYSPLGLEPQTIPTRALALESCSVAKVLEPLVVTSSAIAQEKNLDLLAEIPPNLPPVQANAKALREVLSNLIDNALKYTPAGGQVYIQAGNRRQTSQGDFQAIAISDTGPGIPVQDKEHLFERHYRGVQAETEIPGSGLGLAIARDLVEQMEGEIEVISPAERNWLDRSIPHTQGPGTTFIVWLLTEALKGEDEV, from the coding sequence ATGTCTACCAGTTCAGAATTCGTAACTTTGTGCCAATCACAAGTAGCACTATTAACTCAAGGACTGGGAGCTGCCTTGAGTGTTGTGTATTTAACGGAAGAACTGGTAGAGGGCGTCCCAACTAAGCTAAGGCCGGTTGTTGCTTACCCACAAACAGCGATGGAATGGGAAACGGATGAGATTTCGGCTCTGGGATTTTCCAGTCAACCACTGGCGTCCATTCCTCGGTTACTGTCAGCAGCATCTCCGGTTCCTCAGAAGTCCGATGCGGTTTCTGAGACGAGTTCAACGGAATCGATGGCTGAAGTCGGGAAAGAAGAAACTCTGGATGAATTGCAGGCAAACACGGGGGCATCCCTCCGCCAGCGATCGCTCTTCGCCGATGCTAACCTAAGTGGCTCCTCGCGCCAAATTGTGGTGCCTTTGTTGCATGAAGGTGTGGTGATGGGGTTGCTGGTGACGGCTCGTGAAGATAGACCGTGGAACAAGCGAGAACGAACCGCGATTGAACGGATTGCCGATACACTCGCGATCGCCTGCATTCTGGATCGGCGTTCCCAATGGTTTGAGCAGCAACTCAGTCAGCAACGGCATCTTCAGGCTCAACAGCGCGATCTTATGGACGATCTGATCCACCAGTTTCGCAATCCCATGACCGCCTTACGGACATTTGGCAAGTTGCTCCTCAGACGACTGGTACCTGGAGATGCGAACCGGGAAGTTGCCAACAGCATCGTGCGCGAAAGCGATCGCCTGCAAGAGTTGCTTCTACAGTTCGATCGGGCAGTGGATATGGACGAAGGCGAGCTAGTGCCTTTGTACGGGCAAATCGCGGATCGTTCTTACGATGCAGTTCCCGTGCCGATTGCCCCGTCTTGCCCGCTTCCCCCAAAAGGTGAAGGTTTAGGAAATCCTTACTCTCCCTTGGGATTGGAACCTCAGACAATTCCCACGAGAGCGCTGGCGTTGGAATCCTGCTCGGTAGCTAAAGTTTTGGAACCCCTTGTGGTGACATCCAGTGCGATCGCCCAAGAAAAAAATCTGGATTTATTGGCAGAAATTCCCCCCAATTTGCCGCCAGTACAAGCCAATGCTAAAGCGCTGCGCGAGGTGTTGAGCAATCTGATCGACAATGCTTTGAAATATACCCCAGCGGGTGGGCAAGTTTATATTCAGGCAGGAAATCGACGGCAAACTTCTCAGGGAGATTTTCAGGCGATCGCAATTAGCGATACTGGCCCTGGCATTCCTGTGCAAGATAAAGAACATTTGTTTGAGCGACACTACCGAGGCGTCCAGGCAGAAACTGAGATTCCGGGGAGTGGATTGGGTTTAGCGATCGCGCGAGATTTGGTGGAACAAATGGAGGGCGAAATTGAAGTCATTAGCCCCGCCGAACGCAACTGGCTCGATCGGAGTATTCCGCACACTCAAGGACCCGGAACGACCTTTATTGTCTGGTTACTTACTGAAGCCTTAAAGGGCGAGGATGAAGTTTGA
- a CDS encoding S-layer homology domain-containing protein, protein MSNLKRLKSGTALLLMLGMSAGSMAPLVETILSPAPAVAQAINFSDVSSSYWAASFIQELAQRDVIAGFPDGTFRPNDPVTRAQFAAMVRKAFNKNKIRDAVNFVDLSSTYWAYSAIREAYEMGFLSGYPGNVFRPTQNIPREQVLVSLANGLNYTATNAVSTDLQVYNDASSISSYARNSIAAATEKSIVVNYPVVETLNPTRNATRAEVAAFIYQALVSSGQVAAINSPYIVSLNDTPPEDTTVAIPAGTTIPVRYEKEKILVTKDEKAPLTLTVAANITTSDGTVLIPSGSQVVGELQPAQGGSQFVAKELVLTNGQRVAIDATSQTITKTESVTKGSSVGGILKNAALGAAAAAAVSAVTGDKAIATEEVLGGLGIGGLIGLFLGRDRVDLIAIDPDTDLNLRLNEELVLEQ, encoded by the coding sequence ATGTCTAACTTAAAGCGCTTGAAATCAGGAACAGCCTTACTACTAATGCTGGGAATGTCGGCAGGTTCGATGGCTCCCCTAGTAGAAACAATTCTGTCACCGGCACCGGCTGTTGCTCAAGCTATCAACTTTAGTGATGTATCCTCAAGCTACTGGGCTGCTAGTTTTATTCAAGAACTGGCACAACGTGATGTAATCGCCGGGTTCCCCGATGGTACATTCCGACCCAACGATCCAGTAACTCGTGCCCAATTCGCGGCGATGGTTCGTAAAGCCTTCAACAAGAATAAAATCCGCGATGCTGTTAATTTTGTGGATCTTTCATCGACCTACTGGGCATACTCGGCTATCCGTGAAGCTTACGAAATGGGATTTTTGTCGGGTTATCCTGGTAATGTCTTTAGACCTACACAAAATATTCCCCGCGAGCAAGTTCTAGTTTCCTTGGCGAATGGCTTGAATTACACTGCCACCAATGCCGTATCGACTGATTTGCAAGTGTATAACGATGCTTCTTCCATCTCTAGCTATGCTCGCAATAGCATTGCTGCGGCGACAGAGAAGAGCATTGTAGTGAACTATCCGGTTGTCGAAACGCTGAATCCAACTCGGAATGCGACGAGAGCCGAGGTAGCAGCTTTCATCTATCAGGCATTGGTGAGTTCTGGACAAGTAGCGGCAATTAACTCGCCCTATATTGTCTCTCTCAACGACACACCGCCAGAGGATACGACAGTCGCGATTCCGGCTGGAACCACTATTCCAGTTAGGTACGAGAAAGAAAAGATTCTGGTTACAAAGGACGAAAAGGCACCGCTGACGCTAACGGTAGCAGCAAATATCACCACATCTGATGGAACGGTGCTAATCCCCTCTGGAAGCCAAGTGGTCGGTGAACTGCAACCAGCTCAGGGAGGTTCTCAGTTTGTAGCGAAGGAACTGGTTTTGACGAACGGTCAACGGGTGGCTATCGATGCTACTTCTCAAACCATTACCAAAACCGAATCCGTTACCAAGGGTTCTAGCGTTGGGGGTATCCTCAAGAATGCCGCATTAGGTGCTGCTGCGGCTGCTGCGGTTTCTGCTGTAACGGGTGACAAAGCGATCGCTACCGAAGAAGTCTTGGGCGGTCTGGGAATTGGTGGACTCATCGGACTGTTCCTCGGTCGGGATAGAGTCGATCTGATTGCGATTGACCCGGATACCGATCTCAATCTGCGCTTAAATGAAGAGTTAGTGCTAGAGCAGTAA
- a CDS encoding TerB family tellurite resistance protein — MVANSSVKQLVKILIGAAWIDGKIQSEERQYLQRVAKENGIADDPEIQPLLYELVAVSPSEVYNWVQDYLGDRPSTEDYQRLIEALSALIYSDGEVAIEEAKLLTRLQLLDPSGTSQKSAPSPVLKAIQKLYRRWVDHQN; from the coding sequence ATGGTAGCCAATTCTAGTGTTAAACAGCTTGTTAAAATTCTCATCGGCGCAGCTTGGATCGATGGCAAAATTCAGTCAGAGGAACGGCAATATCTTCAGCGAGTGGCGAAGGAAAACGGCATTGCTGACGATCCAGAGATTCAGCCTTTGTTGTATGAACTCGTAGCTGTAAGCCCAAGCGAGGTCTACAACTGGGTGCAAGATTATTTAGGCGATCGCCCCAGCACCGAAGATTACCAGCGTCTTATTGAAGCCCTCAGCGCCTTAATTTATAGCGATGGCGAGGTAGCAATCGAGGAAGCTAAACTCCTGACGCGATTACAGCTTCTAGATCCCAGCGGTACCTCCCAGAAGTCAGCCCCTAGCCCTGTTCTTAAAGCGATTCAAAAACTCTACCGTCGATGGGTTGACCATCAGAACTAG